In a genomic window of Telopea speciosissima isolate NSW1024214 ecotype Mountain lineage chromosome 5, Tspe_v1, whole genome shotgun sequence:
- the LOC122661194 gene encoding putative disease resistance RPP13-like protein 1, giving the protein MEKIVGWLLSDKTQCPSDNDNNFSVLPIVGMGGTGKTTLAQLVYNDEKVKKYFHLKAWVCVSEDFDVMRLTKEILESITGLYPPSNSLDLLQVKLQEALSEKKFLLVLDDMWNENYERWDALSTAFAFGKPRSKILVTTRNKSVASIVRTVPNDHCLKGLSDEACFALVRRHAFNDENSSDANQKIELFGQEIVKKCKGLPLAVKTLAGLLRDKRENKQWKAILENEIWDLRENEILPSLMLSYYHLSPLLKRCFTYCALFPKDYVFGKIELVVLWMVEGIAQPKERKRLEDIGAEYFDELFMRSFFELSNRRHALAGRPSFIDTSKEVHKRSFFESSSNMRSGFMMHDLIHDLAQFVSGGIYCRREYDKPSQVLTITRHLSYVMDNYNVEATGSETMKSLRTLLTINDIGVSPRYFLPTM; this is encoded by the coding sequence ATGGAGAAGATTGTTGGATGGTTGCTATCAGACAAAACTCAATGTCCCAGTGACAATGACAATAATTTCTCAGTGCTACCCATAGTCGGCATGGGTGGCACTGGGAAGACAACCCTTGCTCAACTTGTTTATAACGATGAGAAAGTTAAGAAGTATTTTCATTTGAAAGCTTGGGTTTGTGTATCGGAAGATTTTGATGTGATGAGGTTAACCAAAGAAATTCTCGAGTCAATCACTGGTTTATACCCTCCTTCTAATTCACTGGACCTGCTACAGGTGAAACTTCAAGAAGCATTGAGTGAGAAAAAATTCTTATTGGTTCTGGATGACATGTGGAATGAGAACTACGAAAGATGGGATGCCTTAAGCACAGCTTTTGCATTCGGTAAACCAAGAAGCAAGATATTGGTTACAACACGGAACAAAAGCGTTGCATCAATAGTGCGCACTGTTCCCAACGATCATTGTCTAAAAGGTCTGTCAGACGAGGCTTGTTTTGCACTGGTTAGAAGGCACGCTTTCAATGATGAAAATTCATCTGACGCAAATCAAAAGATTGAATTATTTGGGCAAGAAATTGTGAAGAAATGTAAGGGCTTACCTTTGGCTGTAAAGACACTTGCTGGCCTCTTGCGAGATAAAAGGGAAAACAAACAGTGGAAAGCTATTTTGGAGAATGAAATATGggatttaagagaaaatgaAATCCTTCCATCGCTCATGTTGAGCTATTATCATCTATCGCCTCTTCTAAAGAGATGTTTCACGTATTGTGCTTTGTTTCCCAAAGACTACGTATTTGGCAAGATTGAATTAGTCGTACTATGGATGGTGGAAGGTATTGCtcaaccaaaagaaagaaagcggCTGGAAGATATAGGGGCTGAGTATTTTGATGAACTATTTATGAGGTCCTTTTTTGAGTTATCTAATCGTCGTCATGCTTTGGCAGGACGCCCATCGTTTATTGACACATCAAAAGAAGTTCACAAAAGATCATTTTTTGAATCATCCAGTAACATGAGATCAGGATTTATGATGCATGATCTGATCCATGATTTAGCACAATTTGTTTCAGGTGGAATATATTGCAGGAGAGAGTATGATAAGCCATCCCAAGTTCTTACAATTACCCGTCACTTGTCCTATGTTATGGACAATTATAATGTTGAGGCAACAGGATCTGAGACCATGAAAAGCTTACGCACCCTTCTAACTATAAATGATATTGGAGTTAGTCCCAGGTACTTTTTGCCCACCATGTAA